The nucleotide window CTGTGTGCCTTCCTTGTATATTCATTACACATATTTCAAGTACCTACTGTGAGCTGGGTAGTGAACTCATTAGGCTTTGTCTTCAGAGATCCCTCATTTAATGGTCCTCATATctcccacaaaaaaagagaagtcCAGGATACGGGaggaggatgggaggggagtaGGGAAGGCTGAGATCCTGACAAGCTGAGGGTCTGCCGTCTTGCCAGGGCAGATGTGGAGGCTGAATCCATGCGCAGGCTGGCACTGCTGGAAAAGGAGGTGCTCCAAGACCGCTTGGGTAAGAAGGGTGGAAGTTCTGGGGAAAACAGAGACAGTGGGCATTTGTGTATCCCTGGGAGCTTAAAGTTTTGGAACCATGGTGGAGGGCTGAGCTGATCTCTAACCATCCCCTAATGGGAAAGATTGTCAAGAGTTGGGGTCGTGAGGACAGGGTGGGCAGTGAGGGTTGATAAAGAAAGCTAACTTTTATAGCTGGAACACAGAGGGAGTTTTTCCCTCTTATTAACAGAGTCTGTAGGATTCTGAGGCAGGGAAGGGAAACACACAGAATGACAGtgagagactggcaggctgccgCCAGGTTTCTGAAGGTGGACAGAGTCCATCAAGGCCATGGGGGCTGATTCGTGGAGTCTCCAGCCAGTGCAGAGGCCTGCTCTGGACTGTTCACAGCTCTGCAGAGGGATGAAGCCCGCCGAGCCAAGGCTTCTGAAGACCAGCTGAAGCAGAGGATCAAAGACCTGGAGGCTGAACTGGAGGGGGCCCGGAGCGAAGGGAAGGCCATATATGCAGGTGTGAGGTTGATCGAGCAGGTGGGTGGGAGACAGGGGCCCGGAAGAGGACAACTGGGAGGGCCCGAGGATGCTAGAAAGGGAGACAAGGGGGACTTCGAACTGCCATACCTAGCCTCAGCCCTCCCAGCACGTACAGGAATCCTGAAGGAATCTGAAGGAATTCCTGAAGGAATCCTGAAGGAACCTTCCATGACATGCACTGCTATGTGCTTGATGTCCCGTGGGTTATGAAACGCAGCCCTAGCCTTTATCTCTCTCCTCCCgtgggagtgggtgggaaggagggccTGAATTCACATACTGAAATGGCATAGCAAATGGGTATCTTGTTTCCCAGCTCTGTCCCCACCTTCTCAGATCACCACAGGAAGAATCcagaagactatttttttttaagatttttttttttttttgatgtggaccatttttaaagtctttattggatttgttacaatattgcttctgttttatgttttggttttttggccctgaggaatatgggatcttagcttccagatcagggatcaaatccgcatgccctgcattggtaggtgaagtcttaaccactggactgccagggaaggccctcaaAAGACCTTTATGCACCTGTCCACTGGACCAAGCAGAGCCCTCCCCACCCACAACTCCCTGTCCTTTCTCCACTGCTCTCTCGCCACCTGGGTCCCTGGCCACCCACCGCTCTGCCAGAGATGAGCCGTCAGTGCCGGAGCCTGCAGGAGGCGATGCAGAGTCGCAGCAGACAGCTGGAAGAAGAAGTGGAGGGCCTTCGGGAGCAGTTAGGtaggcttcccagggggccctagtggtaaagaaccctcccgccaatgcaggagacttaaaagacgtgggttccatccctgggtcgggaagattccctggaggagagcatggcaactcactccgtagtcttgcctgaagaatcccatgggcagaggagcctggacagccccattccatggggtcacaaagagttgaacattaaccgatttagcatgcacacacagcacaccCTACTCTCACAGCACTTTCTCTCAGAGGATCACTGATGTAGTCCAGCCTGAAGGGGTGGAGTTAGGATGGTGTTTCTTTAGAAAACCGCAATTTAAGTTCTCATACTGTCTTCCCCACTGACTCTTCTACCACTTGCAACAGAAGGTTCAGGATAGCAAAAAAAATACCCAATCTTAAACTTTAAGTTgtaagtgaagaagacctaactTTCTCACTGCAGCTCCCTCTCTCAATGGTCTCTCTAAAGACAATTCTTACTCCCCACTGCCCCCATGTCTCTCATGAGCAAAACACATTCTGTCTTAGTTTGGCTGATTTTTAGAATGAAAGCAAGCTTGAATATAACTGTTTGAATTACTTACCTCTGTATCTTCAAGACCTAATGTGTGGTAGGTCCTGAATAACTATTTGCTAATAAATAAATGAGCTTCTAAATAagcaacaaagcaaaacaaaaaaacaggaagCTTTTGCTCTCTTCCATCTTGGTAACAGGACAGAGTTGAAAAATTTTAGCATGGCATGGATTTTCCACAATTTTGGCCTCAAAGTTTTCTTATCCTAAAATAGCTTTAGTTTAGCTTTAGATATCGAAGAGTTGCTTATCTTCCCACTCAGATCCTGAGTTCCTTTCCTAATCTTTGCCTTATCTCAAATGCAATCAGCATTTTTAAGCACCTCCTACATACTAGGTGCTTTCCCACACattatcacattttttaaaatgtatttttgtttgtttgtttggctgcccctgctcttagttggggcatgtgaattcttagctgcagcgtgtgggatctagttccccgactagggatcaaacctgagccccctgccctgggagcgcAGAGTCCTGGCAACTGGCAGCAGGGACGTCCTCACGTTATCACATTTAACTCTCAGAGCACACCTGTGAAGTATGTGTCATTTTTCTctataaagatgaagaaactgagtcttagAGACGTGTCAGATGTTACACAAGTAGTGAATGGCAACCTGATTTGGGAGCCAAATCTCTTGTCCCAAGAACCCCCCTCTCTCTCCTGTACCTTAACAGTATATGTCAGCTCTTTATAGGAACGAGGGGAAGTTGACGGCTCTGGGGGAGTCTGGAACAGTCCTGCTCATGTTGTGCTCTTTGGGTGGGAGACTCTGTTCAGAGGCCGAGTGTCACCATCCTGTCCTCTTTCATCCTCCCCACTGGCACCATCTCTCCCAGAATTGTGCCAGAGGGAGGCTGAGGCTGCCCAGAGGGAGGCCAAGCAGGCCCTCGGAGAGCGGGACCAGACTCTGGCTCAGCTTCGGGCCCACGTGGCAGACGTGGAGGCCAAGTATGAGGAAATCTTACATGTAAGCACTACCCTCTGAAGACCAGCCATCCCAGTGCCcagccctcccccatccccacagaTCCCAGCGAGGATGACAATGACAGGCcagggggaagggaaagaagCATCTCCACAGGGGATTCTGCTCTATCTTAAGGGGATACAACCATGCCTACCCACTAAGAATAAGAGCTTGAAGAAAACACTGGCTGGGAAAGCTTACAGACCAGGCTGGGGGCACCCCTTACCCTAACTTCTCCCTTCCTGAGATTGAAGCTCAGTGTCTGCAGGACAGCCTGGACCGGCTCCTGGCCAAGCTGAGAGACGTGAAGCCTCAGTGGGACGGGGCTGTGCTG belongs to Bos indicus x Bos taurus breed Angus x Brahman F1 hybrid chromosome 15, Bos_hybrid_MaternalHap_v2.0, whole genome shotgun sequence and includes:
- the CCDC153 gene encoding coiled-coil domain-containing protein 153 isoform X4, which encodes MRRLALLEKEVLQDRLALQRDEARRAKASEDQLKQRIKDLEAELEGARSEGKAIYAEMSRQCRSLQEAMQSRSRQLEEEVEGLREQLELCQREAEAAQREAKQALGERDQTLAQLRAHVADVEAKYEEILHDSLDRLLAKLRDVKPQWDGAVLRLHTRLKEQLRQFGLNPLDL
- the CCDC153 gene encoding coiled-coil domain-containing protein 153 isoform X1, translated to MPPKTKEKGTKAGAQKKKRNAGADVEAESMRRLALLEKEVLQDRLALQRDEARRAKASEDQLKQRIKDLEAELEGARSEGKAIYAEMSRQCRSLQEAMQSRSRQLEEEVEGLREQLELCQREAEAAQREAKQALGERDQTLAQLRAHVADVEAKYEEILHDSLDRLLAKLRDVKPQWDGAVLRLHTRLKEQLRQFGLNPLDL
- the CCDC153 gene encoding coiled-coil domain-containing protein 153 isoform X3; its protein translation is MPPKTKEKGTKAGAQKKKRNAGADVEAESMRRLALLEKEVLQDRLALQRDEARRAKASEDQLKQRIKDLEAELEGARSEGKAIYAGEVLTTGLPGKALKRPLCTCPLDQAEPSPPTTPCPFSTALSPPGSLATHRSARDEPSVPEPAGGDAESQQTAGRRSGGPSGAVRIVPEGG
- the CCDC153 gene encoding coiled-coil domain-containing protein 153 isoform X2 is translated as MPPKTKEKGTKAGAQKKKRNAGAALQRDEARRAKASEDQLKQRIKDLEAELEGARSEGKAIYAEMSRQCRSLQEAMQSRSRQLEEEVEGLREQLELCQREAEAAQREAKQALGERDQTLAQLRAHVADVEAKYEEILHDSLDRLLAKLRDVKPQWDGAVLRLHTRLKEQLRQFGLNPLDL